The DNA sequence GGCAGCGGCATGATGTTCGCAGTCGGCAGCGATGCCGATGTGCGCGGCCATCTCGCAACCTTGCCACTGGTCAAGGCTGGCATGATGGACATTGCCGCGATCGTGCCACTCAATCCCTATCGGGGATTTGGGCCGAAGCGCTGAGGCCGACGGCCGCGACAATCGAGGTCGTCAGCAGGACCGCCAGGCCGACAAGCGCCTTGCATCTCATCAAGCCACGCGGCACGCTGGCGCTGCCGCTTGCCAAGGGCCGAACGAGCCTTCGACTGACGGGCGATAAATCGCAATCGATGAAGGTGCAAATTGCATTCGACCGACTATCTCGGCCAACTGTTCGGCCTCGAAGGCAAGCATGCCTTCATAACCGGCGCCAGCCGTGGCCTGGGCCTCGCCTTCGCGGAGGCGCTTGCGAGCGCCGGCGCGCGCGTCACGATCGGCGGCCGCAAGGCCGACGATCTCAAAGCGGCCGCGGACAAGTTGCGCACCGCGGGCCATTCGATCACGGAAGCGGTGATCGACGTAACCGACACCCAGTCGGTCGACCAGGCAATCGCGGCGGCGGAAACCGGCACCGCACCGATAGACATCCTGGTCAACAATGCCGGCATCCAGCGACGGGCGCCGTTGGAGACCTTCAGCGACGCCGACTGGGACGCGCTGATGGCCACCAACCTGGACGGCGTGTTCAAGGTGAGCCGGGCCGTCGTAAAGGGCATGATCGCGCGCCAAAGGGGGTCGATCATCAATGTCTCCTCAGTGCAGAGCGTGCTCGCCCGCCCCTCGATCGCGCCCTACGCGGCGAGCAAGGGCGCCATCACCATGCTGACCAAGTCGATGGCCGGCGAATGGGGCCAGCACGGCGTGCGTATCAACGCCATCGCGCCGGGCTATTTCAAGACCGAGCTCAACGCCGCGCTGGTCGCCGACGAGACATTCTCCGCCTGGCTGACCGGCCGCACGCCGATGCGGCGCTGGGGCGAAGTGAGGGAACTCGCGGGCGCTGCCGTGTTCCTGGCGTCCGACGCCGCCAGTTTCGTGAACGGACAGACGCTGCTGGTGGATGGCGGGATCACCAGCGTCCTGTAAGGGGGCACGCCGTCACGGAACAGTCACACTAAATCGGGGATGCCGTGCTAGAAATCGCGCTTGGCCGCCCCCGCGACCCCGACCGCATCAGAGACCGGCGAAGCCGCCATGAACATCGCCATCCCCTCCGAGGGCACTGACCTGTCGCCTTACCTGCCCGATGAGCACGGTCTGTTCTTCATCTACCACTTTACCACCGAGGGGGTGCGGACCAGGGATACCGCCGCAGCGCATTGGACATGGCGCAGCTACCAGCTTTCCGACATGCGCGCCCGCCACGAGATCGGCGCCGATCAGGCCTTGCCGGCACCGGTGCGCGAAGCCTTCCTGACCGCCAGTCATGGCTGCCACATCGACCTCGAGGATGACTGGCTCTATGGCGATCTGCCGGACCTGCGCCATGATTATTCGGCGGAAGCCGGCGGGCTTGGTCATTTCCGCTTCGCCCTCAACGACACGATGCTGGTCGGCGCCCGCAAGCAGCCGCTGCAATCGGTCGACAACATCCGCAAGGCGATCGAGAACGGATCGCGCAAGTTCCGGTCTCCGGCCGAGCTGATCGAGGCTGTCGTCGGCCAGTCGTTCGACGGGATGGCGACGGAACTCGCGGCACTCAGCGACAGTCTCGACGGCATTGAGGACCGCATCGTCTGCGACGCATGGCACAATGAGCGGCAGGCGCTGGTCGATGCACGCCGGCATCTGGTGGTCATCCACCGGCAGATGGCGACGCTGACCAACCTGTTTCGCCATCTCGACCATTCGCACCGCAACGACCTGCCGGATTCGATCAACGACATGGCGGCGCGGCTTTCGCACCGCGCACAGACACTGCACTATGACGGCGAGCAGTTGCAGGCGCGCACGCGGCTGCTGCAGGACGAGCTGATGGCCAAGCTGACGACGCAGTCGAACCGGCTGCTTTACGTGCTCTCGGTGATGACGGCGGTGCTGTTGCCGATGACCATCATCTCAGGCCTGTTCGGCATGAATGTCGGCGGTTTGCCGCTGGTCAACACCCCGTTGGGTTTTTGGGTGATCACGGGCGCGTCGCTGCTGATCGCGGGCGTGACCTATCTTTTCGTCAGGCGGCTCGGACAGCTGTAGCCCGGCGCGCCGTCGCCAGCATGGACCAGGAATAGACCGCAAGGGCCGCCCAGATCAGGGCAAAGGCGATGGCTTGCGTGGTGCCGAACGGCTCGTCGAAGATCAGCACGGCAATCAGAAACACCATGGTCGGCGCTATGTACTGCATGATGCCGATGGTCGAGAGGCGCAGCAGCTTGGCGCCAAAGGCGAACAGCAGCAGCGGCACGGCCGTCACCGGCCCGCAGCCGATGAGCAGCGCGGTGTCGGTGCCATTGCTGGAGACGAAATGGTCCTGTCCGGTGGCGATAAGGAAGACGATGTAGCCCAGCGCCGGCACCGACAGCAAAAGCACTTCGAGCAGGAAGCCCTGGCTGGGACCGATCGGCAGCGTCTTGCGGAAGAAGCCGTAGGCGGCGAAGGAAAACGCCAATGCCAGCGACACCCAGGGCAGTTTGCCGCCGTCGATTGTCAGCACGGCGACGGCGACCGCCGCAAGCACCACCGCCGCGATCTGCAACCGGTCGAGCCGCTCGCCGAGCAGCAGTGCGCCGACCACGACGTTCACCAGTGGGTTGATGTAATAGCCCAATGCCGTCTCGACGGTGCGGTCGACCGCGATCGCCCAGACATAGATGCCCCAGTTGACCGAGATCAGCGCCGCCGTCAGCCCCGCCATGGCGATGGTGCGAGGCGAGCGGATCGCCACCTTGAAGTCGGCCGTGCGGCCGGCCCAGACCAGGACCGCCGCGGCAATCGGCACCGACCAGACGATGCGGTGTGCAATCACCTCGGCAAGCGGCAGATGCGCCACCGCCTTCATGTAGAAGGGCAGCAACCCCCACAAGAGATAGGCACCCAGCGCCAGCAAGAAGCCGCGGCGGGCTTTCGATTCTGCATCGGGAGTAATTGCTTCAGCGGCCATGGCCCAACGCTATGGCCCAGTAATCTTGGCAAGACCATCGCAAAGTTCTGATGGATCAATGGACTTTCGCTGATGGTTCAAACTTACTCCGCCGCCACCAGCCCCGCCATCTCGCGATTCTTCATCAGCTTGTAGACGATCGAATCCATTAGCGCCTGAAACGACGCGTCGATGATGTTTTCCGAGACCCCGACCGTCCACCAGCGCGCGCCGGTACCGTCATGCGATTCGATGAGCACGCGGGTGATGGCCTCGGTGCCGCCATTGAGGATCCGCACCTTGAAGTCGGCAAGCTCGAGATCCGCGATCTCGTTCTGGTATCTGCCGAGATCCTTGCGCAGCGCAATGTCGAGCGCGTTGACGGGGCCATGGCCCTCGGCCACCGACATCTTCTCCTCGCCCTCGACCAGCACCTTGACCACTGCTTCCGACACCGTCTTCAACTGGCCATTGGCATCGAAGCGGCGTTCAATCATGCAGCGGAACGAGGTGACGTGGAAGAATTCGGGCAGGCCATGCAGCATCTTGCGCGCCAGGAGTTCGAAGGAGGCGTCGGCGCCCTCATAGGCGTAGCCCGAGGCCTCACGCTCCTTGACCACCGATATCAGGGCGTCGAGCCGATGGTCGTCCTTCGGCACATCGATGCCGCGCCGCTTCAACTCGGCGAGGAAATTGGCCTTGCCGCCCTGGTCGGAGACCATGACGCGGCGGCGGTTGCCCACGGCCTGCGGCTCCACATGCTCATAGGTCGCCGACTCCTTGGCCAGCGCCGAAGCGTGGATACCCGCCTTGGTGGCAAAGGCGGAGGAGCCGACATAGGGCGCCTGCGCTTCCGGAGCGCGGTTCAACAATTCGTCGAAGGCGCGCGACAGGCGCGAAATGCCGGTAAGCGCTTCGGCTGAGATTCCCGTCTCGAAGCGGTCGGCGAAAGCCGGCTTCAGCGCCAGTGTCGGCAGGATCGAGATCAGATTGGCGTTGCCGCAACGTTCGCCGATGCCATTCAGCGTGCCCTGGATCTGGCGCACGCCGGCCTCGACGGCGGCAAGGGAATTGGCCACCGCCTGGCCGGTGTCGTCATGGGCATGGATGCCGAGATGCTCGCCCGGAATGCCCGCGGCGATAACCTTCTCGACGATTGCCCGCACTTCCGAGGGCTGCGTGCCGCCATTCGTGTCGCAAAGCACCACCCAGCGCGCACCGGCGTCGTAGGCCGTTTTCGCACAAGCGAGCGCATAGTCCGGATTGGCCTTGAAGCCGTCGAAGAAATGCTCGCAATCGACCATTGCTTCCTTGTCCGAAGCGACCGATGCCTCGACGGACGCTTTTATGGAGTCGAGGTTCTCCTCGTTGGTGCAACCGAGCGCCACGCGAACATGGTAGTCCCAGCTCTTGGCGACGAAGCAGATGGCGTCCGATTTCGATTGGACAAGCGCCGCCAGCCCCGGATCGTTAGAGGCTGAGACCCCAGCCCGCTTGGTCATTCCGAACGCAACGAATTTTGCGCGTGCCGTGCGCTTCTGCTGGAAGAATGCAGTGTCGGTCGGATTGGCGCCGGGATAACCACCTTCGACATAGTCGAAGCCGAACTCGTCGAGCAGTTTGGCAATCGCGATCTTGTCCTCGACCGAAAAGTCGATGCCCGGCGTCTGCTGGCCGTCGCGGAGCGTGGTGTCGAAGAGATAGAGGCGCTCGCGGCTCATCGTCATTTGCCCGCAAACTTGTCCGTCGCGCGGATCAGCCGGTCGAGGATGCCGGGCTCCGAATAGGCATGGCCGGCGCCTTCGATCAGATGAAAGTCCGCCTTCGGCCAGGCCTTGTGCAGCGCCCAGGCGTAGCGCGCCGGGCACGGCATGTCGTAGCGGCCGTGGACGATGGTTCCGGGGATGTCCTTGAGCTTCCCGGCATCGCGGAGCAACTGCCCCTCCTCGAGCCAGCCGGCATGGACGAAATAGTGATTTTCGATGCGGGCGAAGGCGACGGCATAGTCGTCCTCGCCGAACGGACCGCTGGTTTCGGGTTCAGGAAGCAGCGTGATCGTCTCGCCTTCCCACAGGCTCCAGGCGCGGGCGGCCTCGATCTGCGCCTTTCGGTCGGACCCGACCAGCCGCTTGCGGTAGGCGGCCATCATGTCGCCGCGCTCGGCCTGCGGGATCGGCGCCAGGAAACGCTCCCATTTGTCGGGGAACATCTCCGAGACGCCGAATTGATAGTACCATTCGAGCTCGGCGCGGGTCAGCGTGTAGATGCCGCGCACCACCAGTTCGCTGACGCGATCAGGGTGTGTCTCGGCATAGGCGAGCGCCAGCGTCGAGCCCCAGGAACCGCCGAACACCAGCCAATTGTCGAAGCCGGCCATTTCGCGCAGTCGCTCGATGTCGGCAACGAGATGCCATGTCGTGTTGGCCTCCAGCGAGGCGTTCGGCGTCGACTTTCCGCAGCCGCGCTGATCGAACAGGATGACGTCGTAGAGCTTGGGGTCGAACAGCCGCCGGTGTTTTGGCGAAATGGTGCCGCCCGGCCCACCATGCAGGAACACGGCCGGCTTGGCGCCCTTAGTGCCCGACCGCTCCCAATAGACCATATGGCCGTCGCCGACATCGAGCATCCCCGAGTCGAACGGTTCGATTTCCGGGTAGAGGGTGCGCAAGCTCATATTTTCAGGCCCTGTTGCGGCCAGTTGGCCGTTTCGTAATCGGGGTGTTGGAAGGAGATGATCTGCTCCTGCCGCGCGTAATAATCGGGATCCTGGTGGACAGGCTGGTCGAAGATCGTCTCGACCCAAGGCAGCCGTGCCGCATAGTTGACCTGGATCCGCGGCGCCAGATCCGAGCGGTCGTCGAAGGCGCCGATGGCGATCTCGAGCCCGCCGGGCTGCCGGTAGGTCAGCGGCGTGCCGCAACGGGCGCAGAAGCCGCGATCGATGTTGACCGAAGACTGGAAATAACTTGGTTCTTCATGGGTCCATTCGACGCCATCCTTGGGTACCGTCACCAGCGCGCCGAAGAAGGAGCCGAACTGTTTCTGGCACATGCGGCAATGGCAGATGGACGCACGTCCCAGCGCCCCCTTGATGCGGAAGCGCACGGCGCCGCATTGGCAGCCGCCGGTTCGGACAGTTTCGGTCATGGTCTTTCCTCCGGCGGCCATTGGTCGGTGTCGTGGTCGGGATGCTGATAGGAGACGAGCTCGGCGAGATAAGGAGCCGAGCCGATATCCGCCATCGTGTCCTCGCCCGGCAATCGCGGAATGGAATCCACATAGGGCAGTTTTGCTTCCGTGCCCCACTGGATGGTCGGCGCGATACCAGCCGGATCGTCGAAGGCGGCGATCGCCAGAGCCATGCCGTCGGGCGCCTCGAAGGTCAGCGGCGTGCCGCATTCGGCGCAGAAACCGCGCCATACGACATTGGAGGAACGGAACCGCTTGGGTTCGCCGCGCGTCCAGTCGACCTTGGCGCCGCGCACCGAGACCAGCGGCAGGTAGAAATTGCCGCTGGCCTTCTGGCACATGCGGCAGTGGCAGACCGAGGCGTCGCCGAGCGCGCCTTCGACGCGGAAGCGCACCGCACCGCACTGGCAGCCGCCTGTGTAGACTGGCCGGTTGTCGAGGCTCATCGGTTTTCACTCCGGATCATGGCAGACCGCCTCGACATTGTTGCCGTCGGGATCGAGGACGAAGGCGCCGTAATAGTTGGGGTGATAGTGCGGACGCAGGCCCGGTCCGCCATTGTCCTTGCCGCCGGCTGCAAGGGCGGCGGCGTGGAAGGCGTCGACCTCGGCGCGGCTGCGCGCGGTGAAGGCGACGTGCTGATGATCTCGGGGCTTTTCCCTGGCCGCGCTCAACCAGAACACCGGCCGGTCGCGGCCATAGCCGCCGACCTTGGCGCCACCAGTGTATTCCTGCGGCACCATATAAAGCAGCGAGCCACCCAGCGGCGCCATCGCCTTGTCGTAGAAAGCCTTGGAGGCATCGAAATCGGAAACGGTGATGCCGAGATGGTCGATCATGAAACGAGCTCCTCCGTTGCTGGTTCCGGCACGTTGGCGCCGGCCAGACCGGCCGCGATAACGATGTGCTGGCAGACATTGTCGATATCGCGGATCACGTCGTCATTCCAGAAGCGCAGGATGGTCCAACCGCTGGCGCTCAGATAAGCGCTTCTTGCCTGATCGCGTTTTGAATGTTCCGCGTCGGCATGCTGGCTGCCGTCAACTTCGACTATCAAGCGATGAGCCGAGCAAGCAAAGTCAACGATATAAGGCCCAATCAGCACCTGCCGCCGAAAGCTCATTCCCATCAGCCGGTGAGCACGCAACTCATTCCAAAGCTTCAGCTCGGCATCGGTCATGACGCGCCGCATGGATTTTGCGTTCTTGCGTTGACGGGACGGAACGAGATCGTGCCCCATCAAACACCCCTTCGCCAGCAATTAGCGAAATCGGCGACGAGAGCTGATCTCCCCCCTTGCGGGGGAGATGCCCGGCAGGGCAGAGGGGGGTGCTGTCCCGCCGATCTATCAGCTTGCGACCACTGCCTTCTCAATAAATGTTTGCGGCGAGGGTGAACAAACGGAAACGCCGGTGTTCCGTCACACCCCCCTCTGTCCTGCCGGACATCTCCCCCGCAAGGGGGGAGATCGGCTGTCACCGGCGCCCCCGCCAAAACCGCAAAGGCGCCTGGCGCCATCCTCACCGCTTCACCTCCCACGTCGTCACGC is a window from the Mesorhizobium australicum WSM2073 genome containing:
- a CDS encoding GFA family protein, whose protein sequence is MTETVRTGGCQCGAVRFRIKGALGRASICHCRMCQKQFGSFFGALVTVPKDGVEWTHEEPSYFQSSVNIDRGFCARCGTPLTYRQPGGLEIAIGAFDDRSDLAPRIQVNYAARLPWVETIFDQPVHQDPDYYARQEQIISFQHPDYETANWPQQGLKI
- a CDS encoding VOC family protein; the protein is MIDHLGITVSDFDASKAFYDKAMAPLGGSLLYMVPQEYTGGAKVGGYGRDRPVFWLSAAREKPRDHQHVAFTARSRAEVDAFHAAALAAGGKDNGGPGLRPHYHPNYYGAFVLDPDGNNVEAVCHDPE
- the cimA gene encoding citramalate synthase, with amino-acid sequence MTMSRERLYLFDTTLRDGQQTPGIDFSVEDKIAIAKLLDEFGFDYVEGGYPGANPTDTAFFQQKRTARAKFVAFGMTKRAGVSASNDPGLAALVQSKSDAICFVAKSWDYHVRVALGCTNEENLDSIKASVEASVASDKEAMVDCEHFFDGFKANPDYALACAKTAYDAGARWVVLCDTNGGTQPSEVRAIVEKVIAAGIPGEHLGIHAHDDTGQAVANSLAAVEAGVRQIQGTLNGIGERCGNANLISILPTLALKPAFADRFETGISAEALTGISRLSRAFDELLNRAPEAQAPYVGSSAFATKAGIHASALAKESATYEHVEPQAVGNRRRVMVSDQGGKANFLAELKRRGIDVPKDDHRLDALISVVKEREASGYAYEGADASFELLARKMLHGLPEFFHVTSFRCMIERRFDANGQLKTVSEAVVKVLVEGEEKMSVAEGHGPVNALDIALRKDLGRYQNEIADLELADFKVRILNGGTEAITRVLIESHDGTGARWWTVGVSENIIDASFQALMDSIVYKLMKNREMAGLVAAE
- a CDS encoding transporter encodes the protein MNIAIPSEGTDLSPYLPDEHGLFFIYHFTTEGVRTRDTAAAHWTWRSYQLSDMRARHEIGADQALPAPVREAFLTASHGCHIDLEDDWLYGDLPDLRHDYSAEAGGLGHFRFALNDTMLVGARKQPLQSVDNIRKAIENGSRKFRSPAELIEAVVGQSFDGMATELAALSDSLDGIEDRIVCDAWHNERQALVDARRHLVVIHRQMATLTNLFRHLDHSHRNDLPDSINDMAARLSHRAQTLHYDGEQLQARTRLLQDELMAKLTTQSNRLLYVLSVMTAVLLPMTIISGLFGMNVGGLPLVNTPLGFWVITGASLLIAGVTYLFVRRLGQL
- a CDS encoding endonuclease domain-containing protein; this translates as MGHDLVPSRQRKNAKSMRRVMTDAELKLWNELRAHRLMGMSFRRQVLIGPYIVDFACSAHRLIVEVDGSQHADAEHSKRDQARSAYLSASGWTILRFWNDDVIRDIDNVCQHIVIAAGLAGANVPEPATEELVS
- a CDS encoding glucose 1-dehydrogenase, whose translation is MHSTDYLGQLFGLEGKHAFITGASRGLGLAFAEALASAGARVTIGGRKADDLKAAADKLRTAGHSITEAVIDVTDTQSVDQAIAAAETGTAPIDILVNNAGIQRRAPLETFSDADWDALMATNLDGVFKVSRAVVKGMIARQRGSIINVSSVQSVLARPSIAPYAASKGAITMLTKSMAGEWGQHGVRINAIAPGYFKTELNAALVADETFSAWLTGRTPMRRWGEVRELAGAAVFLASDAASFVNGQTLLVDGGITSVL
- the rarD gene encoding EamA family transporter RarD — protein: MAAEAITPDAESKARRGFLLALGAYLLWGLLPFYMKAVAHLPLAEVIAHRIVWSVPIAAAVLVWAGRTADFKVAIRSPRTIAMAGLTAALISVNWGIYVWAIAVDRTVETALGYYINPLVNVVVGALLLGERLDRLQIAAVVLAAVAVAVLTIDGGKLPWVSLALAFSFAAYGFFRKTLPIGPSQGFLLEVLLLSVPALGYIVFLIATGQDHFVSSNGTDTALLIGCGPVTAVPLLLFAFGAKLLRLSTIGIMQYIAPTMVFLIAVLIFDEPFGTTQAIAFALIWAALAVYSWSMLATARRATAVRAA
- the pip gene encoding prolyl aminopeptidase gives rise to the protein MSLRTLYPEIEPFDSGMLDVGDGHMVYWERSGTKGAKPAVFLHGGPGGTISPKHRRLFDPKLYDVILFDQRGCGKSTPNASLEANTTWHLVADIERLREMAGFDNWLVFGGSWGSTLALAYAETHPDRVSELVVRGIYTLTRAELEWYYQFGVSEMFPDKWERFLAPIPQAERGDMMAAYRKRLVGSDRKAQIEAARAWSLWEGETITLLPEPETSGPFGEDDYAVAFARIENHYFVHAGWLEEGQLLRDAGKLKDIPGTIVHGRYDMPCPARYAWALHKAWPKADFHLIEGAGHAYSEPGILDRLIRATDKFAGK
- a CDS encoding GFA family protein gives rise to the protein MSLDNRPVYTGGCQCGAVRFRVEGALGDASVCHCRMCQKASGNFYLPLVSVRGAKVDWTRGEPKRFRSSNVVWRGFCAECGTPLTFEAPDGMALAIAAFDDPAGIAPTIQWGTEAKLPYVDSIPRLPGEDTMADIGSAPYLAELVSYQHPDHDTDQWPPEERP